The DNA sequence TGTCACTCTATTTCAATTCAATTTAAGTCCCTCCAATTATTTCACCTTTAATTTCATCTCTTTGATTATGCTGCTATGTGGGTTTTTGCTCAAATTTCCGTTCTGAAGCTTGCTTTCAtgggtttttctgatttttggggtGCATTTAAACTGAATGTAAGCTTTCACTTATAACATAAAATCTCTTGGTTGTATTCTTGGTGTTCTCTCTACTATTCTCTACTCTTGGTTGCTTTCTGAGACATGTCGTGTGTATATCAATTAGAACTGGATTTTGTTCTTCCTCTTATGTAAACATtatgggaaaagaaaagaaaaagtaaggtCTACTTGTGTTCATTGGGTTATTAGAGATTTGTTTACAGTGGATTGCGCAATTTGAATAGCTCCGGTCTACTTGTGTGAATCACATGTTATTTTAAGCGAAAACACTTTAAAATAGCATATCTTAGTATGTATGACTATTTTAGTAATTATACCCAGTCAAAGCACTTTTGCTttacaacttaccaaacacctagaaattgcttttcgttctcacaacacttttaaaaacagtttaccaaacacctcagctgcttcaTCTCACAGCAGGTTCGTAAGTGCTTCATCTCACAGCaggttcggaagtgcttcctctcacagcaggttcggaagtgcttcttctcacagcacagcaatcccaaactaagtcTAAGTTAACAGCTAAGTTAACTCTAGTAGGAAAGGAAATCATCATCTTCTtagatgaagaaattgaaaaaaattctcTAAGATGTTGAGGTACTCATAAGTTAAAAGTTTAATTTTTTCATAAACCTGTAATTTTCATAAAAAATTCCATGATTTGACTTTATCGATATTTGAGCAGCATCTCAAATATCTTTAAAACgaaatttatcaaaatttcCGTCTACACttaaaagttttcaatttttcagaAATCCAAAATACCAAAATTTCAAACCTTGCAATAAATGGTGTGGGATAAAAAAATGTAACAGTAGAAAACTAGAAATACTGAGTTTTACGCGGAAAACCATTTTACTAGATAGAAACACAAAAGCGtcaaaaaatttataaataaatagacCAACTCGAGCCGAGCCGAGCCGGAAGTTGAAAAGTGGATCCCATATATAAAGCAGGACGGAAGGTCGGTCAGTTAAAGCAGCAGCAGTGAGCCAGTGAGAaagtgaagaagatgatggataTGGTGAATGTAAGCCAACGCAAGACGAAAAGGCAAAGCGAGAAGATGTCTCTGGAAGACTACCTCCTTCTCATTCAGTCTCGCTCCAACCTCCACCTCACCGTCACTCACCTCAATCAGGTTCgtcgatcttcttcttcttcttgaattCAAATCAATTCGTTACAGTTTTcccaattttctttcaaatttcaaCTGTGAATTTTGGTTGCGCAGATCATCAGCATGCACGGATTCAAAAAACTTCACAGACTTCACAAGGTAAAAATTCCTCCTCACTCTCTGTGGCGTCCTCGATCTGTTTGTtcgtttggttttttttttcaccattttcggctcTGTAGAAAGTTCTGAGCGACGCCGTGAGCACACTTGACCTGGTGGAACCGAGCCGCTCTACGCTCCGGGACTACATCTCGCcgccggtcaacacttttctgAACGACGTCGTCGCGGACATGAAcgacctgagctggcaggagtGCTGCGTCACCGCCATCAAAACGCTGAGCTCGTGTCAACTAAACGACGCCGTCGAGTGCTCGAAGAGCCACCAATCGCCTCCCACGGCTCTGGATTCCCACGGCGGCGGCGTTTCCGGTACTACATTTCAGGGAAGGGCTGAGCCGTTGAGGAAACTGGTGCAGTGGAAGAAGAGACGGGCTCAGGAGAGCGCTGATCCGGTGGTGAAGAGGCAGAGGATGAGATCGGAAAGCGACGGTGGTGGTGGCGCCGCCGCTCTTGCTTGTGATTGTGTCTCGTTGGATTCGTGTTGAATTCTTTTCAGGTAA is a window from the Rosa chinensis cultivar Old Blush chromosome 2, RchiOBHm-V2, whole genome shotgun sequence genome containing:
- the LOC112190180 gene encoding uncharacterized protein LOC112190180, with amino-acid sequence MMDMVNVSQRKTKRQSEKMSLEDYLLLIQSRSNLHLTVTHLNQIISMHGFKKLHRLHKKVLSDAVSTLDLVEPSRSTLRDYISPPVNTFLNDVVADMNDLSWQECCVTAIKTLSSCQLNDAVECSKSHQSPPTALDSHGGGVSGTTFQGRAEPLRKLVQWKKRRAQESADPVVKRQRMRSESDGGGGAAALACDCVSLDSC